The following DNA comes from Erigeron canadensis isolate Cc75 chromosome 3, C_canadensis_v1, whole genome shotgun sequence.
CTGTAATTGGATTTAGTTTGTGATAGATAGAAGTGTACGAGGTTTTAGAGCAACCATGGAAAGCTTAGGAGATGTAGGATTGGATGTTATGAAATTGATTATGTGATGGTGAATAATCAGTATCTAGTAATTAGTTGTGATAGAACAGACCGTACGAGATACTCAGTATGTGCTTCAGCTTCTGAATTTGTAACAATCAACCAATACGATGTTTTGAGGGGTTGACTAATACAAGAGTACTGCTTATTATTCATGGAACATTGGAACTAAtagaaaaaatgacaaaaagacAATGGGTAAATTGGGGGAAAAAAATTTAACCCTTCGATGATGAGAAAACTAACTGGTTTGCATTTAGTATAAAATTGATTGTTCTAAAACTGGCCCTTATAAGCAGCAGCAAAATTAATTTAtccaaaaaataatataaaaaaacaaatttatgcGACACATTGATATTTCTTATGTAAGATCAGAGAATGATTACCTGGTATGCTTGTACGACAAATAGAGTTCCAGCAGCAAGCAAGATAAAAGAGTCGATAAAAAGGAAGACGGCAACACCAGGATGTTGAAAAACAACATGATGAATCCAAGACTCTTCATTCTGCAATGCTGGTATCGAAGTCCACATTCCTGTCATTTTGAGCAATAAACATGTAATATTGAACAAAATAGCCTACAAAGAACATCATAATGTTATATGTAGCAGTGAGTTATTGATTTAGACTTACTATGAACAGCAACAGCACCACCTATCACTGCTGTCAGAGATCCCAATAATAGAAATACAAAAAAGTCCCATTTATTATTCTGCCAACATAGAAAAGAGATTGCAATTACAGGCCattgagtttttcttttaagagATTATAGAATAAGCATGCATATACCATATGTAtgaacatataaaaaaacatatttatgatAAAAAGATTTAGCTAAAGCAATACTTAAATTTGTGTGAAATTAGTACGAGTTCATACCTTTCCTACACAATTCGAGATCCAAGGGCAGTGATGGTCAAACTGCTCGACACAGCATTTGCATGCAGGACAATGCTTTGAGCGTATGGGTCTAATTATCTACGGAAAAAGAGAGTACGTAAGTTTACTGTGCACCATCTAGCACCAATATATTAAGCAATGAGCCAATAAGCATTGATGTAAAGGTGGCAAAACAGAGGCTGGGTAAAAGGTCACCATAATATAATGAAGTGTTGATGTAGAGGTAGAAAAACATGTGGATTAGGTAAAGGACCAAGATGAATTCAGGTCACAATAGGGAAAGTTAGGTTGACCAGAAAACACTTTTTAACAAGACATTGAGGAAATTTTATGCAGCAGAAAAACACATGGTGACTTTCGACCTGTTTGACTTGTTTCCTTTCAGCTATTTTTTCTACTTTAACAATTAAAACCATCAAAAAAGCATAATCCAGATCGAATGCAGCTACGGTGTCCTTTATTCTATTCTAGTATCTAGTATATTTCAAAAATACATGGAATATCGAACTTAGAAGAATGCCTTTTTACGAACCTTGCAAGTAGGACAGAGTTGGGACCAATTTCCAGTCCAATGAGGCGTGTTGGTCAGATCAATGGCCAACAAAGGAGCCTGTATAACGTCACAAGAATTACGGTGAGGCTTTAGAAGCTAGGTCAAAAGCTATTTGTTATTAACTAGGGATAGTACCTCAACACCAGCATTATTTTTAATCCCTCCTGACGTTTTCACATAACCAGGGTCTTTACTGCAACCAAATAAACGTTTATCGGTAATGGTTAGAGGTGGCCGATGGGCAGGTTGGGTATGTCAGATAACTGGTCAAAAGAGTTCACATTGGGTTGACCAGAAAAAAATTGTccaaagtttttatattttctacTGCAACCAAATTAAGCATACCTGCTACACCGGACAAACATCAGTAGTGAAGCTACTGAAAATGATACACCAGTCCAGCCCCAGAGCCCGACAACAGCAGTCACCTTTGGAAGATTAGAAGCTAACATGCATGAAAGAGCAAAGATCCGGATTAGGAAGGTAAATTATATCCTTTCATATTGTTGAAAGTGATAGAATATGTATTACTAATTGTTATACCCACCAAAAAGAACGGAATTGATGAAGATTATCGTGCTGACGAATACTATGCAAAATAGAATAGGGGCATAACCTATTTCCCTGACTCTGTTGATCCAAACATTGTCTTTCCAACACTTGTTGTGCGCACGATGTGCATTAGACTGGATAGGAAAAGATTcataacattataaaataaaatcaattctTTGCTAAAGCTTTTTGACTGTAGTAAAATCAAACTCCAACAAGAGAAGGCAGATACCAATTATGATAGCAATCACTGTCTGTGGTTGTACATGtgcataaaaatacaaataaatgcAAATACTAAGATGAATGCATGCTCAATATATTAAGTGAAATATTTCTGGTAAATTCGCAATTTTATAACCCTAAAATCATAACATCTGTACAATCTTGCAATTCTTGCTAACTATAGCATTTATTTGGAACCTTCGCAAAAACAAAGTGGTTTGCAGTGAACACGTATGTATGATGGGTCAAAAAATCTATCACccaatattaaaagaaaataatttagttaaaaagtcCACAGAGAGTACAAAACTCGTAATGTTAtacagttatatatattttcaagataaaaaatacatacaagGATTAAAGAAACATGACGATGGCCTCTATCGGCAGCAATTTGTGCAGGAGTTAATCCAGCACTATCTTTAACGGTTAATTCCTGCTTTGTCCCAGCATGCAGAAGTACAACACAGGCCTCCACATTTCCTCTCAATGCTGCCCAATGCAAAGGGGTACAGcctaagaagaaaaaaaaactagcatGACAAGTATATAATCATTCAGATAAATACGACCCACCTTCTTCACATATATTCTTTGTACTAATTATAAGGGTTTTACTGGCACAATTCAATTTAGGAACTAAAGGTCAATATGGACATTTGTCTAATGGtcaaaaaaatcaaactttGATAATCGGATAAGGAGTTGCAATTGAAAATTAGATCAGTGCAATAAATGTGTCCCCCGGCCTTTAATTCAGATAAACATATAATACAGATAATCCCAACAGATAATGTACCTTCTTTATCTTGCTTTCCTTGTAAGGCATCCCAAAAAAGAAGCAATCTGATGGTATCTGCAAATCCTTTATAAGAAGCCCTAGATTAAGCATAAAAACGTTATCTAACTCGGATACtttgataaaattttaaacatatgCAGAGTCGGACTTATACAACTAGATTGGATATTTAAAAAGCTTTTAGATATACCAATGAAGAGGGGTCCTTCCATCGTTGTCGGGTACATCAAAATCAGCATGATATTTGGTAACAATGTAATTCAAGAAAGATGTTTGCCCATACTGAGCTGCAACATGAACTGCCTGCATTGAAGTTCAAGATTAACGCTGATGATGAATTAATGCCAAACAAAGGCAAACTTTAAATGCTTGTAACTGTTCACCAGCTATAATTTTGAGTTACTTGTGCACACATTATAATAAGGGcactttcattaaaaaaaataaaataaaataaacgtAAGTTATTTACCCGATAACCATTTACATCAGCCGCCTCAACACGTGCACCGTTCTGCAGCAACACCTCCGCAGCTGCAACCGAACCTCGAACAGCTGCCCAATGCAATGCAGTCTGCCTCACATTATCAACCGTGTGCACATCCCCACCATGCTACATCCCCAACAAAATAAATGTCCTTAAAGTCATATCAAAATCCCCCAAAACAGATAACTCTACCTTCGACTATTATATCCTATTTGCCTAAAGGATGCTTAGCATATATGCATGTAAGTGATTCAGGGTAACTTTTAGATGTGACTTTTGGGAATTGCTTATTGCAAGTTATAGAATGAGCATAAGAAAAGCTAGCAATTACATCATCAATtgattaaagataaagataggTTGGTATTCTTCATAAGGTTGATATTCATGCAAACCCAAATGACCCATGTCATATATTGTGGACCAACCAACCGATCCAGCTCcatcataaatttatttttacaaaatcaACTTTTTCCTCGCCTCCATTAGATTTTGAACGCTGGATATCTTCCAAATAACCCCATTTCCAAAACCAACTAGGCTATAGGTTAGTattacgttttttttttctttccaaatctgacaattttgagtttttgacccTGAGTAATAAAAACATCATAATCTAATCGTTTTTACCATAACAGTACGATGGGTATATTATCAATTCAATTGTTCCACATTTCAACATACACGTCTACTAGCTCACTAACAAGTAACTCTACTCTTAACATCACAAATCATAATCCAAATTCAGAAATGGATCTAACTCAATAAAGCATATCATAAAAACCAAAACTTCCATAGTTCCATATCATAAGAAACAAATACATAACCTAAAGTACACCTTGATAATATACCCAACTAACTAACCACCACCAACGTGGCCGAGGGATCAGGCATCCAGGTGTCCACACAAGAGGTCTCATGTTTGGACCTCCCTAAGTAAGTTGGTAAACATATTAGGCTGGCCAGGAAAAGGGTTTGGAAATGGTCATGGGGATACCCGGTTAGGCAGTGTACGTCAAAGACTATCCTACCCGGTAACTAGAAACTTGAAAACTAACACGCCGCATCCGTTTAATATTCGCAACTAACTAAATCACCAAAAAAAACTCAACCACTACTATCACAAACCAAAATCCAAGCTTACAAATGAATCAAGCTCAATAAAGGGTATCATAAAAACCAAAACTTGCATTCCAaaacacaaaaaccaaaaaaaattacCTCAAGAATATACTGAACAACATGAGCAAAGTTATTAAGAGAAGCCCATTGAAGTGGGTAGTACCCATTACCATCTGGTTGAGAAACTGATGCACCATCTTCTTCTACAAACTTTCTAAGTTTAGAAAGATCACCATAAGCAGAAGCACCAAACACATCAAGGATCACTAATTCTTGGTTGTTGGTGTTTTTGGTGTCTTTTGAAGATGGGTCTGTCACAATTTCAATCTCTGATGatgatttcattttttttattattaaagtttagggttttgattttgGTGTGGTGGTAATTGAGATGGGGTTTGAagaaagttttgatcttttggagagTGGAGTGGTTGAAAGTTAGAAGAAGGAGATTGGATTGAAAGTTGTTGTAATGAAGCAGTAGAAGACTAGAAGAGGGGTTTATGATGCCCAAATTTAGATTCTATGTTAAAAGGAAATATTTAAAGGTGTTTGGAATTTTAGGATTTTACCAGGAATATAAAACTCtcacaacaaaagaaaaaaaaaaaacaaacagtaaattatgtaatgaacttaatttatatatttatactaaaacgAATACTTACACAATGCAACGGTGTAAGTGATAGTGTGTCGGCGGTGACTTGTAGTGGCAACGGCGGCGACTaaaatagataattgatgtaaaataattcatgtgatttaaggaattaatgagATAATTTCATAGATAAAAATGTATGCaataaatgttttaagagatTAATATAGTACAAAAACAGAATAtctaattttgtattatttgttCGAATAAAATGTTTAGCCAATTCCATACGTTTAAGCAAAAAATCCTTTCTtccaaaaatcaacaaaaatttaacattttgtttttaaattctaaactttttattttttttttccaaatgttATCATCTTGTTATAATTAAGTTAATTGTTAGACATATAATTAGACtaatttattatcatttttttatctaaatttaAATATCACATTCCtcgtaatttaataatttaatgcataaaaaatatatgactTAAATGcttaatcattta
Coding sequences within:
- the LOC122594648 gene encoding probable protein S-acyltransferase 23, which translates into the protein MKSSSEIEIVTDPSSKDTKNTNNQELVILDVFGASAYGDLSKLRKFVEEDGASVSQPDGNGYYPLQWASLNNFAHVVQYILEHGGDVHTVDNVRQTALHWAAVRGSVAAAEVLLQNGARVEAADVNGYRAVHVAAQYGQTSFLNYIVTKYHADFDVPDNDGRTPLHWASYKGFADTIRLLLFWDALQGKQDKEGCTPLHWAALRGNVEACVVLLHAGTKQELTVKDSAGLTPAQIAADRGHRHVSLILSNAHRAHNKCWKDNVWINRVREIGYAPILFCIVFVSTIIFINSVLFASNLPKVTAVVGLWGWTGVSFSVASLLMFVRCSSKDPGYVKTSGGIKNNAGVEAPLLAIDLTNTPHWTGNWSQLCPTCKIIRPIRSKHCPACKCCVEQFDHHCPWISNCVGKNNKWDFFVFLLLGSLTAVIGGAVAVHRMWTSIPALQNEESWIHHVVFQHPGVAVFLFIDSFILLAAGTLFVVQAYQIGRNMTTNESVNATRYGYLQGTDGKFHNPYNHGVVKNCSDFLIRGYTDDEVTWPPLQQAAR